In Armatimonadota bacterium, the following are encoded in one genomic region:
- a CDS encoding nitroreductase family protein, translated as MDLFDAIRGRRSIRKFKPDSVPEEDIRRMFEAATLAPSAGNKQMWKFVAVLNKQILKRMADAVRKKLDEFASLPEGSSYKDQLEAAKKWSAFFEEAPVTIVVLGERYRSTIDEIMEKRGASLLEIDELRQRPDIQSIGAAIQNLCLAAYAMGYGTCWMSAPCVAGAEIKEILGIKPPWEVIALVPVGIADELPAMRPRKPLEEVLEFVR; from the coding sequence ATGGATTTGTTTGATGCCATTCGAGGTCGTAGAAGCATACGCAAGTTTAAGCCTGATTCAGTGCCCGAAGAAGACATACGACGGATGTTTGAGGCAGCCACGCTTGCACCGAGTGCAGGCAATAAGCAAATGTGGAAGTTTGTTGCTGTTTTGAATAAGCAAATCCTTAAACGAATGGCTGATGCAGTTCGGAAAAAGTTAGATGAGTTTGCATCCTTACCAGAAGGGAGTTCTTATAAGGACCAGCTTGAGGCAGCAAAGAAATGGAGTGCTTTTTTTGAAGAAGCCCCCGTCACAATCGTTGTTCTTGGCGAGAGATACCGGTCAACAATAGATGAAATTATGGAAAAGCGAGGGGCTAGCCTGTTGGAGATTGACGAGCTTCGACAAAGACCGGACATCCAAAGTATTGGAGCCGCAATTCAAAACCTATGTTTGGCTGCTTATGCAATGGGCTATGGGACGTGTTGGATGTCGGCGCCATGCGTGGCAGGGGCGGAAATCAAGGAAATATTAGGCATAAAGCCGCCATGGGAGGTAATCGCGCTTGTCCCGGTTGGTATTGCGGACGAATTGCCAGCGATGCGCCCTAGAAAGCCTTTGGAAGAAGTTCTGGAGTTCGTTAGATAG
- a CDS encoding pseudouridine-5'-phosphate glycosidase, translated as MLKYLDISEEVSIGLRNNKPVVALESTVIAHGLPYPSNVEAALAVESVIRAAGAIPATIAVLNGKLRVGLSADEIEQIAGKQAIRKLGTRDLPLAIAFGWTGATTVSATAYIAAQAGIDVFVTGGIGGVHRNASHTFDVSSDLWELTKTSIIVVCAGAKVILDLPATLEWLETHQIPVVGYQTSEFPAFYTKRSGLPVEKVHTPEEVVDIFLTQRRLGFPNGIIVGVPPPEEAEFDAEQVVNQALAAACESDIRGKEVTPWLLARIAELTNGASVDANIKLLESNARVGAQIAKALTASR; from the coding sequence ATGCTGAAATACTTGGATATATCCGAAGAAGTAAGCATAGGCTTAAGAAACAATAAGCCCGTGGTAGCGCTGGAATCAACCGTGATTGCGCATGGTCTTCCATATCCATCAAACGTAGAGGCAGCGTTGGCTGTGGAGTCGGTGATTCGTGCTGCTGGAGCCATTCCTGCTACGATTGCTGTCCTGAACGGCAAACTTCGGGTGGGTCTTAGTGCTGATGAGATTGAGCAAATTGCAGGAAAGCAAGCCATTAGGAAGCTTGGCACACGTGACTTGCCGCTAGCCATTGCTTTCGGGTGGACCGGCGCGACGACGGTGAGTGCTACTGCTTATATTGCTGCCCAGGCTGGTATTGATGTGTTTGTTACCGGCGGCATTGGTGGCGTCCATAGGAATGCCAGCCATACTTTTGATGTCTCTTCGGATTTGTGGGAGCTCACCAAAACAAGTATTATTGTTGTCTGCGCTGGAGCAAAAGTAATCCTTGATTTACCGGCTACTCTCGAATGGCTTGAAACCCACCAAATCCCTGTAGTCGGGTATCAAACGAGTGAGTTTCCTGCATTTTATACAAAGAGGTCCGGATTGCCTGTTGAAAAGGTGCACACACCTGAAGAAGTAGTTGACATATTTTTGACTCAGAGGCGCTTAGGATTTCCAAATGGAATCATCGTTGGTGTGCCTCCTCCAGAGGAGGCTGAATTCGATGCAGAGCAAGTAGTAAATCAGGCACTTGCCGCCGCCTGCGAGTCGGATATCCGTGGCAAGGAGGTTACACCATGGCTTCTTGCTAGAATTGCTGAGCTTACCAATGGAGCATCAGTTGATGCGAACATAAAACTATTGGAGTCTAATGCCCGCGTAGGTGCTCAGATTGCCAAGGCTCTAACTGCTTCTCGCTAA
- a CDS encoding MFS transporter: MECETGESNLAQLKLFAKRGICDLRLLAFTVFCVSFGFGAYFSTFNNFAVESLGLTPIQLGRLEALREMPGFLMFAVAALTMRVAEPILAGIALLLLAVGLGAYYTVDNVNSLLFYSLIWSIGLHAWMPLQPSMALSLADEHSKGKRLGQMGAVGAFGTILGMTLVQQLGGRIGYQNIFIIAGIVVAAGALAVSFIRRDIGHAEKPRFVFKQRYSLYYLLVFLEGCRKQVFITFAIFALVRNYGTPVSVVATLMIINNIVNLLLAPSVGRLIDKIGERWVLMFCYTSLIPVFVGYATIKIPAVLYVLYCLDNLFYLGSIGLNTYLHKIAEPADVMPSLTMGVSVNHAAAVAVPLIGGTLWSKLGYQATFFGGAFVVAISVLAVLRMRIPKMADG, translated from the coding sequence ATGGAATGTGAAACTGGTGAGAGCAATCTCGCTCAACTTAAATTATTTGCCAAGCGGGGCATATGCGATCTCCGCCTGCTTGCATTTACGGTATTTTGTGTATCTTTTGGTTTTGGAGCATATTTTTCCACCTTCAACAACTTTGCCGTTGAGTCGCTCGGTTTGACCCCAATTCAACTAGGCAGACTCGAAGCACTTCGAGAAATGCCTGGTTTCCTAATGTTTGCCGTCGCAGCTCTAACAATGCGAGTGGCCGAACCTATTCTTGCTGGAATCGCGCTTTTATTATTGGCGGTTGGACTCGGGGCATACTATACAGTCGACAACGTTAATTCACTCCTTTTTTATTCGCTGATATGGAGCATTGGGTTGCATGCATGGATGCCGCTTCAACCGTCAATGGCTCTAAGTCTGGCTGATGAGCATAGCAAAGGTAAGCGCCTTGGTCAGATGGGCGCAGTTGGGGCATTTGGTACAATTCTAGGAATGACGTTGGTTCAGCAGCTTGGCGGGCGAATAGGGTATCAGAACATTTTTATTATTGCTGGCATAGTTGTTGCGGCTGGAGCTTTAGCGGTTTCGTTCATTCGCAGGGACATCGGCCATGCGGAAAAGCCGAGATTTGTTTTTAAGCAACGATATTCCTTGTATTACCTTCTTGTTTTTCTCGAGGGCTGCCGGAAGCAAGTCTTCATCACATTTGCAATATTTGCCTTAGTGCGAAACTACGGCACACCAGTCAGCGTAGTTGCAACACTTATGATAATCAACAATATAGTTAACCTTCTCCTAGCGCCTAGTGTTGGCCGTTTGATTGACAAAATCGGGGAGCGGTGGGTGTTAATGTTCTGTTACACTAGCTTGATTCCCGTGTTTGTTGGTTATGCAACGATAAAGATTCCCGCGGTTCTTTATGTCCTTTATTGCCTTGACAATTTATTTTATTTGGGTAGCATTGGCTTGAATACCTACCTTCATAAAATCGCAGAACCTGCTGACGTGATGCCAAGTCTGACAATGGGTGTTTCAGTAAATCATGCCGCAGCGGTGGCAGTGCCTTTAATTGGTGGCACGCTTTGGTCAAAATTGGGTTATCAAGCTACCTTTTTTGGCGGCGCATTTGTTGTTGCGATTTCGGTGTTGGCAGTACTTAGGATGCGCATACCTAAGATGGCCGACGGATAA